One window of the Nicotiana tabacum cultivar K326 chromosome 4, ASM71507v2, whole genome shotgun sequence genome contains the following:
- the LOC107789383 gene encoding uncharacterized protein LOC107789383 has translation MALAPSPHQTYIPLPSSNSGGRHADHEVVLKPVPIYIVTHESQLPATFLNPSPKNELVVGLDCEGVGLSRYGTLCIVQLAFPDAIYLVDAIRGGKKLINACKPALESTYVTKVIHDCKRDSEALYYQCDIKLHNVMDTQIAYYLIEEQLGKKRAPDDHISFVRLLADPRYCGISYVEKKEVRSLLREDPQFWTYRPLSELMVRAAADDVRFLPYIFHKMMEKLSEQSLWRLAVRGSLCCRCFCISDNGYADWPAIPSIPEFLNVARDTLEEEILSVLDVPPRKMGCVIGRKGSSILSIKESCKAEILIGGLKGTPDKVFIIGPLKQVRKAEAMLRGRML, from the exons ATGGCTTTAGCACCTAGTCCTCACCAAACTTACATTCCTCTACCGTCCTCCAATTCAG GTGGTAGGCATGCCGATCATGAAGTAGTTCTAAAACCAGTACCCATTTATATCGTCACCCATGAATCTCAACTTCCAGCCACATTTCTCAACCCTTCTCCAAAAAATGAGTTGGTTGTTGGACTTGACTGCGAGGGTGTTGGCCTCAGTCGATATGGAACTCTCTGTATTGTGCAG CTTGCTTTTCCGGATGCTATTTACCTGGTTGATGCAATTCGTGGTGGGAAAAAGTTGATTAATGCCTGTAAGCCTGCTCTTGAGTCTACGTATGTCACAAAAGTTATTCACGACTGCAAACGGGATAGTGAG GCATTATACTATCAGTGTGATATCAAGTTGCACAATGTTATGGATACCCAG ATAGCATATTATCTGATAGAGGAACAGTTGGGGAAGAAGAGGGCACCGGATGACCATATCTCCTTTGTGCGGCTTCTTGCAGATCCACGCTATTGTG GTATATCATACGTTGAGAAAAAAGAAGTCCGTTCCCTTCTGAGGGAG GATCCTCAGTTTTGGACTTACAGACCATTATCTGAGCTGATGGTCCGTGCGGCTGCTGATGATGTTCGCTTTCTTCCATACATATTCCATAAGATGATGGAGAAATTGAGTGAACAATCATTGTGGAGACTTGCAGTTCGTGGTTCActttgttgtcggtgtttctgcATTAGTGACAATGGATATGCTGATTGGCCAGCAATCCCTTCCATTCCAG AGTTCCTCAATGTGGCAAGAGATACTTTGGAAGAGGAGATTCTGTCAGTACTTGATGTGCCACCCAGGAAAATGGGATGCGTTATTGGTAGAAAAGGGTCCTCGATTTTGTCAATCAAAGAATCATGCAA GGCAGAAATCCTAATCGGTGGATTAAAGGGGACGCCAGACAAG GTTTTCATCATTGGACCCCTGAAGCAGGTAAGGAAAGCAGAAGCAATGTTGAGGGGCAGGATGTTGTGA
- the LOC107789384 gene encoding transcription factor bHLH87-like produces MESLNWDESPVFQEFGDSFDPIHVISNWNMPQRQEAAVRLAADSMAAKSAADLSRDCVENGFSSFPILNVPNYISGNNPMALNDLMSDFSSNDHVQEIKPTHKLLSNTCSLESLDCLLSATTTTNNTDTSIEDDGMSMIFADNSKSLWNFNSSGESTHNASSQALKQSPGYQQLLTCPSGHKILEEEERKRKPYKPINGNELDETVSQSSPNHKYNKRSHNQALENSPSEFNLFDSDSLNGACGNFQLISEKQAKSKKPRLITESYNKPRPSSSNINFQQASSSASSIDQEPDPEAIAQMKEMIYRAAAFRPVNFGPEAPEKPKRKNVRISTDPQTVAARQRRERISEKIRVLQRLVPGGSKMDTASMLDEAANYLKFLRSQVKALEAIGQKQDPFSSIPFNYPFPMQLPHFPLQNPNPIHGPKS; encoded by the coding sequence ATGGAGAGTTTGAATTGGGATGAAAGTCCAGTTTTTCAGGAGTTTGGAGATTCATTTGATCCAATACACGTAATTTCTAATTGGAACATGCCACAGCGTCAAGAAGCTGCTGTAAGATTGGCTGCTGATTCTATGGCTGCTAAATCAGCAGCAGATCTAAGCCGGGATTGTGTTGAAAATGGCTTTTCTTCTTTCCCTATACTAAATGTGCCTAATTACATCAGTGGGAATAATCCAATGGCATTAAATGACCTAATGTCGGATTTTAGCTCTAATGACCATGTTCAAGAGATTAAGCCAACACATAAACTACTCTCAAACACATGCTCTTTGGAATCCCTTGATTGCTTACTCTCAGCAaccaccaccaccaacaacaCGGACACATCAATCGAAGATGATGGAATGTCTATGATATTTGCTGATAATTCGAAAAGCTTGTGGAATTTCAACTCTTCTGGTGAGTCTACACACAATGCCTCATCTCAAGCTCTGAAGCAGTCGCCAGGTTATCAACAGCTTTTGACGTGTCCGTCTGGACATAAAatacttgaagaagaagaaagaaaacgaAAACCATACAAGCCCATCAATGGTAATGAGCTCGATGAGACGGTGTCACAATCATCTCCAAATCATAAGTATAACAAGAGAAGCCACAATCAAGCTCTTGAGAATTCTCCGAGTGAGTTCAATCTATTCGACTCAGATTCGTTAAATGGAGCTTGTGGTAATTTTCAGCTCATTTCGGAAAAGCAAGCCAAATCCAAGAAGCCCAGATTAATAACAGAAAGTTACAATAAGCCACGTCCAAGTTCATCGAACATTAATTTTCAACAAGCTAGCTCATCGGCATCTTCAATAGATCAAGAGCCGGATCCAGAGGCAATTGCTCAAATGAAAGAAATGATATACCGGGCCGCTGCATTCAGGCCCGTGAACTTCGGGCCTGAAGCACCGGAGAAGCCCAAACGGAAGAACGTGAGAATATCAACGGATCCACAGACGGTCGCGGCGAGGCAACGGAGAGAAAGAATAAGtgaaaaaattagggttttgcaGAGGCTAGTTCCAGGAGGAAGCAAAATGGATACAGCATCGATGCTTGACGAAGCTGCAAATTATTTGAAATTTTTAAGGTCACAAGTTAAAGCTTTAGAAGCCATAGGCCAAAAACAAGATCCTTTTTCTTCAATACCATTCAACTATCCATTTCCCATGCAATTACCACATTTTCCTCTCCAAAACCCTAATCCAATTCATGGTCCCAAGAGTTGA